DNA sequence from the Tachysurus fulvidraco isolate hzauxx_2018 chromosome 1, HZAU_PFXX_2.0, whole genome shotgun sequence genome:
AAATGTAAATGGgtaatagtaatattatttatttatttatttatttatttattttttacttagaCAATTCCATCAGCATCCTGGCGAAGCACGACTCATTCCGTCggcagaaacaggaagtgtacCTGCTGCCCATTGTGGTGAGCGACGACGGAAATCCGCCCATGAGCAGCACCAACACGCTGAGCATCCGAGTGTGTGGCTGCAGTAAAGACGGCGTGGTTCAGTCGTGCAACGTGGAGGCCTTCGTCCTGCCCATCGGCCTCAGCATGGGGGCGCTGATCGCCATCCTCGCCTGCATCATCTTACTGCTCGGTAGCGGCTTCTAAAATTCCTGGATTATGTGGAATGATGTACTGATTTAAATTATAGAAGTTTTCTTTTAAAAGCATTAACAtgacagtaaaataataaagggGAGCTAGTTAGCAGCTACGTCAATAATGTTCAATTATCTGTATCGGTAATGTCCATTCAGTTCTTTTTGATAAACAGGGTAGAACATTAGGGAAATATTTATCTACAATAACTGTGTTTGCAGCTAAAATGTAGAGAACCATAAAAGGTTTGTTGTGTAAAAGTGTCCTTAATTACAAGCACCATGAAAACATAACAGGCTAACGTAAACTGCCTAGCGGCCATCAGAGTTCGTCttgggataaaaaaataaatagtcatttatttatttaatatttattaattccaTGCCTGAAGTATTCAGTAAATTCAGTAAATATTGTATCTCAGTAATGagtttaattcattaattacaaTCTGGTTTGTTAATTGTTCCAGTGATCGTGGTTCTGTTCGTGACTCTACGGCGGCACAAGAGCGAACCTCTGATCATCAAAGACGAGGAAGACGTTCGCGAGAACATCATCACGTATGATGACGAGGGCGGCGGTGAGGAGGACACGGAGGCGTTCGACATCGCCACGCTGCAGAACCCCGACGGCATCAACGGCTTCCTGCCTCGCAAAGACATCAAACCCGAGCTGAGCTACAGCGTCCGCGCCGGACTCAGACCCGCCGCCAACGGCGTCGACATCGACGAGTTCATTAACGTCCGGCTCCACGAAGCCGATAACGATCCCACGGCACCGCCGTATGACTCCATCCAGATCTACGGCTATGAAGGGCGAGGATCCATGGCTGGGTCTTTGAGCTCGCTGGAAACTTCGTCGTCAGATTCGGACCAGAATTTCGATTATCTCAGAGAGTGGGGTCCGCGGTTTAGGAGACTCGGAGAGCTGTACTCTGTCGGCGAGAGCGACAAAGAAACTTGAGGCATTACTATTTTTTTCACCCTCATGACTTTTGCATTATGGTGCTCGCCAGATCATGattaaaacacatctgtttcaAAATGGCGGGAaactttcttgttttgtttttgaaaactGTTAGAGACAAGCATACTAGGGTCGGTCATCCACATCCCGGTGTGTAACGGGGCTGAACTTCACCACCACAGTGTCTGTCGTAGGAGGTCACTGATTCTTGTGGAGTCTTTTAGATTAATGTTTTTGGCTCGTCGTTTGTTCGCAGTGACCACCGGAGGACCGACGAAGGTCACCTCGAGTGAAAGGACAATGTTTCAGAGATGTGGATGAACTTCCGAGGCCTCTGAACTTCCGAGGCCTCTCCTTAACGTCATCCGGCCAATCAGAGGAAGAAGGAACCTTACAAAATCGACTAAAAAGCAATATATGGTCTACTATgttgaatgtatgtgtgtatgtttaaaggTGAGATAAGTGTACAATATTGGCTTTAATAGATATTAGTTGAGATAGCATTTGATACCGAGTGGCCGGATTTCCTGAAAAGCCTCGTGGCTTGCTTTATACACCCCGTTTGTATTCGCGCTCTTAGTGTGTTTCACACTCGAACATTAGTAGCCTAtaacagactgaagacaagaagAGAAATGTAGAAACAACGAGGCCTTCTTTTTACAGAAGCAAACATTAAATACAgttgtatttaaacattttttggaAACATCGACCGTGTTTACTTCATTAGCGTAGTatgatttataaatacagtatatgaatattCATTGTCTGTTTTGTGCTGCGGGTATAAAATTATGGTGTCATTTCAGTTACTCTTTTTCTGCTTCGCTTCGATCGTcaccattttttatttatttatttattttgtaaacacTGATATCAGTTCTGCAGTCCATCCtgtttacacctggtcacttcatgcttCTCTCTTTGAGGATCAGCGTCATATATCTACATCTCAGCATATCCGTAGATCTATAAAGATGCGGCCGTAAAAAAGCGGGAGGTTAATTAATTCGAAGTCATATAAACGGATCTGTGCACGAACGACGTATCGGTGTATCGTTGCGTAACTGAAACTTGAACAGTGTATCGTAAATGACACCGCTTTCGGTATAACGGGTCACAGTTCAAACCCTTACCGATGCAATGCTTCCTAACAGAAAACCCCTCACAAGATACTGCATAAAATCATTATGTCATGGCTGAAATCCCCTCTCAGAATAACGTCATGACTGAAACCTTTGCTCGAGATTTTAAGTCGTGGTTGAATTCCCTTCCTGTGCATTATGTCCTAACAGAAACCTGTGCCATAGTACTGTATTAAATCAGAACTGAGAGCCCACAACACATTAAGTCCTGACTGAACCCCCTTCTTAAATATGATGTTATAACTGATGCTCCACCCAGTCCATTATATCATAACTTTGTTGGAACACTGTTGGCGCAAGTGATTAAGGCGCTGGGTTGTTgttcggaggatcagggttcaagcctcagcaccgccaatctgccactgcaaAATGCGTTATAATAtccttttatatacatttatatatctcCAAATTATCCAGAACCGAAACCTTTCCTGATACGTCACTACCGACACCTTGTCCTGTACGTTAGAACAGAACCGAAACCCTCCTTACACATCACGTCAGAACCGAAACCTTTCCTGATACGTCACTACCGACACCTCGTCCTGTACGTTAGAACAGAACCGAAACCCTCCTTACACATCACGTCAGAACCGAAACCTTTCCTGATACGTCACTACCGACACCTCGTCCTGTACGTTAGAACAGAACTGAAACCCTCCTTACACATCACGTCAGAACTGAAAACTCTTCCCGATCCTTCACATCATGACACACACCTTTTCTGATGTACTGTATTAGATCAGAGCTGATGTTCTCTCACTTGACCTTGATCAGTTCCACCATCCTTTAGAATCCTTAGTGACATATTAGCTCATGTCCGTAATCGTTCTGGATACGAGCAAGATCGTTTCAGAATGTCTTTCTACTTACTACCTGCCATGTGTTACACTAATAAGAGATACTGTAGCTCCACGACAGCTGACTCTGGTACACGAGAACGTCAGTCACGGGATAGAGGACGAGCTCAGTGTTGGCAGCGTGTCAAACGTCAGCGTGTCAATCCGGTTAGAAAACGCATGAACGGATCAGGTGTAAACGGCGTCAGTGACGCTGACGGTGAGTCCACGGAGAACAGATACCGTGTGTTTATATGAATCTACTATATACGGAGTACCAGTGATCATTCCAAGCAcaactccccccccccccctccccccagaCTGTTTAGCGGATCTGTGTATAACCCGCCCGTCACGTAGAAACCCATCGATCATAAACCGCAGACGTGTGTGTAAAGTTCCACACTGTAAGAtagaagagaaaaaggagaagaaaaaaaaagcagacatgTACATAGTCACTGCAGACATTCTTCAGCTTTCTTTCAGGACGTTTTGTTTCTGCACGTTAGCTCTTGCACACGGAGATCATCTGAACGGCGCTACGGCTGCCCGGGTTCCTCGCTCCGTCTCTACCCGTCCTCCGTACGACGGTTTTCGGTCGAAAACAGACGATAGACTTACATGCAGATCATATTTTCTACTGTGCTTTAACGCTTATATACTTGTATGTTGAATTATTTACTCTGCGTATTGTAATCTAAGATACCCATGTATTGTTTCCTACtttgtgaaatatatttttataaatattcatgtgGTGggacatttattatattaacacacTGTGTCACAAATATCTATAGAATTCTATTCAAATTATTTAccgattattaaataaatatacaaatgaacaaataatgcttattatattacatttatatatatatatatatatatatatatatatatatatatatatatatatatatatatatatatatatatatatataatttatgtttTGTTCCATGTTTTATTGCatgttcctttttatttttaagataatTACTAAACATA
Encoded proteins:
- the LOC113649361 gene encoding cadherin-8-like, encoding MPKRREEMQRDVWTRILLAWITCVCFGSSVPFVHQSQSLETRPSSESETSHPEGRRVLQRSKRGWVWNQMFVLEEFSGPDPILVGRLHTDLDVGNKNIRYVLAGEGAGTIFAINELTGDIHAMKRLDREEKAEYTLTAQVINRDNNEPLEPPSEFIIKVQDINDNPPQFIEGPYQGSVPEMSPVASVEALKCVVLLEQTCGSGPVLYAICFMPPTNKSHTMMSRKLKSRPRRSSFIFYLDNSISILAKHDSFRRQKQEVYLLPIVVSDDGNPPMSSTNTLSIRVCGCSKDGVVQSCNVEAFVLPIGLSMGALIAILACIILLLVIVVLFVTLRRHKSEPLIIKDEEDVRENIITYDDEGGGEEDTEAFDIATLQNPDGINGFLPRKDIKPELSYSVRAGLRPAANGVDIDEFINVRLHEADNDPTAPPYDSIQIYGYEGRGSMAGSLSSLETSSSDSDQNFDYLREWGPRFRRLGELYSVGESDKET